One genomic window of Aptenodytes patagonicus chromosome 3, bAptPat1.pri.cur, whole genome shotgun sequence includes the following:
- the GGPS1 gene encoding geranylgeranyl pyrophosphate synthase isoform X1, producing MDGMDETSKRILEPYQYLLQLPGKQVRTKLSQAFNHWLNVPEDKIQVIIEVTEMLHNASLLVDDIEDNSKLRRGFPVAHSIYGIPSVINCANYVYFLGLEKVLTLDHPDAVKVFTRQLLELHKGQGLDIYWRDTYTCPTEAEYKAMVLQKTGGLFGLAVGLMQLFSNYKKDLKPLLNTLGLFFQIRDDYANLHSKEYSENKSFCEDLTEGKFSFPTIHAIWSRPESTQVQNILRQRTENIDIKKYCVHYLENVGSFEYTRNTLKELESEAYKQIESLGGNPELVVLVEQLSKMFKETEN from the exons gTAAGCAAGTGAGAACCAAACTGTCACAGGCCTTTAATCACTGGCTGAATGTTCCAGAAGATAAAATACAG GTTATCATCGAAGTGACAGAGATGTTGCACAATGCAAGCCTACTTGTGGATGATATTGAAGATAACTCAAAGCTACGACGGGGCTTTCCGGTGGCACACAGTATCTATGGAATTCCATCTGTAATCAACTGTGCTAATTATGTGTATTTCCTTGGCTTAGAGAAGGTTTTAACCCTTGATCATCCAGATGCTGTTAAAGTTTTTACCCGTCAACTCCTGGAACTCCATAAAGGTCAAGGCTTGGATATTTACTGGAGGGATACTTACACGTGTCCTACAGAAGCTGAATATAAAGCTATGGTACTGCAAAAGACAGGTGGTCTCTTTGGATTAGCTGTAGGCCTCATGCAGCTGTTCTCAAATTATAAAAAAGACTTAAAGCCACTTCTTAACACACTTGGCCTCTTCTTCCAAATAAGGGATGACTATGCCAACTTGCACTCCAAAGAATATAGTGAAAACAAGAGTTTTTGTGAAGACTTAACTGAGGGCAAGTTCTCATTCCCAACCATTCATGCAATTTGGTCAAGACCTGAAAGTACTCAGGTGCAAAACATTTTACGTCAAAGGACAGAGAacatagatataaaaaaatactgtgtacatTACCTTGAAAATGTGGGTTCCTTTGAGTACACTCGGAATACATTGAAAGAGCTTGAATCTGAAGCCTATAAACAAATTGAATCACTTGGGGGAAACCCTGAGCTTGTAGTGCTAGTTGAACAGCTGAGCAAAATgttcaaagaaactgaaaattaa
- the GGPS1 gene encoding geranylgeranyl pyrophosphate synthase isoform X2, with the protein MLHNASLLVDDIEDNSKLRRGFPVAHSIYGIPSVINCANYVYFLGLEKVLTLDHPDAVKVFTRQLLELHKGQGLDIYWRDTYTCPTEAEYKAMVLQKTGGLFGLAVGLMQLFSNYKKDLKPLLNTLGLFFQIRDDYANLHSKEYSENKSFCEDLTEGKFSFPTIHAIWSRPESTQVQNILRQRTENIDIKKYCVHYLENVGSFEYTRNTLKELESEAYKQIESLGGNPELVVLVEQLSKMFKETEN; encoded by the coding sequence ATGTTGCACAATGCAAGCCTACTTGTGGATGATATTGAAGATAACTCAAAGCTACGACGGGGCTTTCCGGTGGCACACAGTATCTATGGAATTCCATCTGTAATCAACTGTGCTAATTATGTGTATTTCCTTGGCTTAGAGAAGGTTTTAACCCTTGATCATCCAGATGCTGTTAAAGTTTTTACCCGTCAACTCCTGGAACTCCATAAAGGTCAAGGCTTGGATATTTACTGGAGGGATACTTACACGTGTCCTACAGAAGCTGAATATAAAGCTATGGTACTGCAAAAGACAGGTGGTCTCTTTGGATTAGCTGTAGGCCTCATGCAGCTGTTCTCAAATTATAAAAAAGACTTAAAGCCACTTCTTAACACACTTGGCCTCTTCTTCCAAATAAGGGATGACTATGCCAACTTGCACTCCAAAGAATATAGTGAAAACAAGAGTTTTTGTGAAGACTTAACTGAGGGCAAGTTCTCATTCCCAACCATTCATGCAATTTGGTCAAGACCTGAAAGTACTCAGGTGCAAAACATTTTACGTCAAAGGACAGAGAacatagatataaaaaaatactgtgtacatTACCTTGAAAATGTGGGTTCCTTTGAGTACACTCGGAATACATTGAAAGAGCTTGAATCTGAAGCCTATAAACAAATTGAATCACTTGGGGGAAACCCTGAGCTTGTAGTGCTAGTTGAACAGCTGAGCAAAATgttcaaagaaactgaaaattaa